The Triticum urartu cultivar G1812 chromosome 5, Tu2.1, whole genome shotgun sequence genome contains the following window.
ATGTGGCAGAGAAGAACGTACTGAACTTGGCCGGCAGTCATGCTTTTAGAGACCGATTCTTTGCCGTCAATGACTGGATGTGGATAGTCCAACGGCTGACTACCCACCTGCAACGTTATGAGCGTTGGGCCATGCGACGCTATGTTAAACAGGTGAATGCGTTCCTTCTGCCCCGCACCAATGTTCAGCAACGGTCTATCAAGAAGCTGAGGCTTCAAACCTTTGGGACGAGCAATTGCAATGATCAATGGGTTACATCAGCGATTGGCAGATGGGGCGTTGAAGATTTGGAGCTTGTCATTGACAACTCTTCCTGGTGCTATGACTTCCGGCTATTGGATGAATGCAAGAATGTGCGATTGAAACGACTTGTGCTATCCAATTGTTATCATCATTATGCACCCAAGTCCTTGACGTTTCAGAGGCTCACAGCACTTACTCTGCGCAAAGAATGTTCGCATATTTCACACGTTTGTTATATTCTGAGAAACTGTGTGCAGCTGGTGGATTTGAGCCTGAAATATTCCGGTCATAACCGAGATTCTCTTCATATTCGTGTTCCTAAGTCAAAGTTAAAGAATCTGCAATTGGACAACTGCAATGTTGGGCAAGTCTATCTGACTTCACTGCCTTGTCTTGAAGCATTTGCTTGTCGCGGTCAGCCAATCGAATTACACTACGGCGAGGTCCCTCGACTTAGGCATGTGAGTTTGAACTTCTTGCAAACTGGAGATAATGCCAAGGATGGTTCCTTATGTGGACTGAGCAAGTTGTTTTTAGGGATTCCGCCACCGCTAGAGTACCTTGCTCTGCAATTAAGAGGGGGTCAGGTGAGTAGCCATTCCTGAAATGATATTGTTTTTTTATTGATCATAGCATCGCATCGCTACATAAGATAGTACTTAATTATCACTTCATTTATGCAGATGTGGATTAAACCTGCTGCCATTCGCAGCCAGCTTAATCATCTCAAGAAACTATTATTTGCAAACGTGGCAATGAACTGGGATACATTCTGGATTCTCACCCTACTTGCTGCCGCACCTGCCCTGGAGTCACTCCATGTTCATGTATGTTTACCCTACTTTTTTTTTCAAGCACAATACTTTTTGGGGTTTGAAAGATTTCTGAAACTCTGCAATCTGAATGCAGTTTGTCAACAACTCAGGGAAGGTGGGTGCTGCAGGATCACTAGATGTGCAAGTGGAACACCATCAGCAGCACCATCACCTGAAAGAACTCGTGGTCATCGGCTTCGGCGGGGCGGCCTGGCAGACAGGCTTTGTGAAGCAGATCATCCAGGCATCGCCGATCCTGGAGCGCGTCCACCTGCTGGACGGGCACGTTGTCGATG
Protein-coding sequences here:
- the LOC125510875 gene encoding uncharacterized protein LOC125510875 isoform X5, yielding MDTGADPPRYRRLRKASDLRTAAAHPPQKRMWIKPAAIRSQLNHLKKLLFANVAMNWDTFWILTLLAAAPALESLHVHFVNNSGKVGAAGSLDVQVEHHQQHHHLKELVVIGFGGAAWQTGFVKQIIQASPILERVHLLDGHVVDDEDRELVGLEIVRRRREWHECERLKVLDELTDGISSPHLKIVLE
- the LOC125510875 gene encoding uncharacterized protein LOC125510875 isoform X2 produces the protein MDTGADPPRHRRLRKASDLRTAPAYPHPKRMRPSEEHTSFCEDKISSLPDEMLIMIVNKLDARTAITTTILSKRWRDLPAHSHTCYDLGVDDILPPRYHRLKQMVVEAKAGYVAEKNVLNLAGSHAFRDRFFAVNDWMWIVQRLTTHLQRYERWAMRRYVKQVNAFLLPRTNVQQRSIKKLRLQTFGTSNCNDQWVTSAIGRWGVEDLELVIDNSSWCYDFRLLDECKNVRLKRLVLSNCYHHYAPKSLTFQRLTALTLRKECSHISHVCYILRNCVQLVDLSLKYSGHNRDSLHIRVPKSKLKNLQLDNCNVGQVYLTSLPCLEAFACRGQPIELHYGEVPRLRHVSLNFLQTGDNAKDGSLCGLSKLFLGIPPPLEYLALQLRGGQMWIKPAAIRSQLNHLKKLLFANVAMNWDTFWILTLLAAAPALESLHVHFVNNSGKVGAAGSLDVQVEHHQQHHHLKELVVIGFGGAAWQTGFVKQIIQASPILERVHLLDGHVVDDEDRELVGLEIVRRRREWHECERLKVLDELTDGISSPHLKIVLE
- the LOC125510875 gene encoding uncharacterized protein LOC125510875 isoform X3, encoding MDTGADPPRYRRLRKASDLRTAAAHPPQKRMRPSEEHTSFCEDKISSLPDEMLIMIVNKLDARTAITTTILSKRWRDLPAHSHTCYDLGVDDILPPRYHRLKQMVVEAKAGYVAEKNVLNLAGSHAFRDRFFAVNDWMWIVQRLTTHLQRYERWAMRRYVKQVNAFLLPRTNVQQRSIKKLRLQTFGTSNCNDQWVTSAIGRWGVEDLELVIDNSSWCYDFRLLDECKNVRLKRLVLSNCYHHYAPKSLTFQRLTALTLRKECSHISHVCYILRNCVQLVDLSLKYSGHNRDSLHIRVPKSKLKNLQLDNCNVGQVYLTSLPCLEAFACRGQPIELHYGEVPRLRHVSLNFLQTGDNAKDGSLCGLSKLFLGIPPPLEYLALQLRGGQMWIKPAAIRSQLNHLKKLLFANVAMNWDTFWILTLLAAAPALESLHVHFVNNSGKVGAAGSLDVQVEHHQQHHHLKELVVIGFGGAAWQTGFVKQIIQASPILERVHLLDGHVVDDEDRELVGLEIVRRRREWHECERLKVLDELTDGISSPHLKIVLE